TCCATCGAATTCGGTACCAAAGTCTCAAGTAGCGGTCGTTGAAAGCAGCCAAATTTACGATCAGAATGGTGTCGGAAAATTTGTATCAATTATTTCCATTCCTCATTGATTTCACACTGGTTTAGTGAATAAGGATTTAATTTGTGTTTGCTGAGGATTGAGGTTTTATATGTACccaaatttttgaaggaaaacacTGAATTTTCCCAAGTAGCGGTCTTTGAAAACAACCCAAAGAAGGAaaaaatttccacaaaaatcTATCATATATTTCAATAGAGTCTATTGGAATTTAAATCAAATATATCTTTCAAGGTGTTCTATTATTTTATATGAGAGATTTCATTGAGATACGAATAAAGAATAAATGTATACACGGTGTTTCTTAATTGAATCGAAAGATCTCAACAATTAGCCCCaacaagaatcaatttttgttaTAAACCTCTTCCCGACCATAGTTACTGTTGGTGTGAAATcttctttatgaaaaaattagttGTGACTTCAAAATTTAGGAAAACCAATCTCTATACAATATATTCCTTATCAGAACTTTTCGATGTTTCAATATTTtacaaattgaataaggattgATTTGAAGAAAACTATTCAACTCTTCTGTATTCTCACTTCTCCTCctaaaattatcgaaaaaataaaatcttaATTTGCTGAGAAATTCAGATAACCTGAATTCTCAGGAAATGTAAAGAAATTAAGAATATTTCTCCTCCTGACTTTATTTTTTGATACTGACTCACTTCATGTTAGTTTATAAAACTATATATGATAGTAGTTGAAGAACCATCCCTTAAAATCCTTCGCTCAAAACAGAAAAACCCCATACAATAGAGCAGTAACAttattttcttgaatcagattctCCAAAATGTGGAATTACAGTTTGTGAATTTAGAATTGTGTTGTTTAtggaaattaacagataatatGAAATATATGAGAGGATATTCGAtattatttcgatttttatCACTGGAATATAGAATTTCATTggaatattatacatatttaCATGTAATAATCATTGGTTTCAGTTAATCATTAAAGTGTCCCAATCTCTACATTTCTATAGCTAATAACAATTGAACAGATTGAAATTCGAAGCTGTCTTTCAATATTAACCGATTTCTAAAGATCCAATCAACCCCTTCAGAGggaaataattattaattattctcATATCTGGATTCCTTCAGAAATAAGGAGAACAATTATTATTGAATCGATGGATCAAGTCAATGAACTCGTTTCTTGTTGTGTCATTATGATACCATAAGAATGCACTGGAAAAGTAACCAATTCATGACATAATTGTAGAGATTCGCTCTCATTTTAATACAATTATAGCCGCACTTTGTTCAGTGTACGTTTTAAAACACGATTTGAATCAACTTATGTCAGAATTTTTTTGGTTCGGTCTTTAGATCTAGGGGAGgtgaaatgtgaatttttgcTTCTTACCTTCGACATCTTGGAGCCTATGTAATCCCTGACGCTGCAGAAAAACAACATTCACAAAAAATTCACATGCTGTGTCCGTCAAGAAAACACTTTTCAATCATACTTATAGTTTTAAGGTACACATAACTTCGATGCGCTTTAGTTATCACGATCAATAAAACCGGAGGCATGTCTTGTTTCCATCGCGCATGGGATGAAAATACGATGTCGGAGCATTCGAGTTTTCCAACCTTCGGAAAATTCGGATAGCAACGGAAAATTATCGTGGATGGGTCGGAAGGCATCACTAAATAATTCCAATTATGTCTCATTACAACACAACGAAACATATGCATGTTGAAGTCGGAAcatataattcttttatttttaaatCCCATGAATTTAGGGAAAAATCCATAATGcagtcaattttcatttttgatcgCCCAAATATACGATGTAATGCTTCATTCAATGTCCTACAGTCCTCTATGAAGGCGTCCGACATATTTTTCTCTATAACTGAAAAATTTCGATCTATTTGAATTCAAACTCATCAGTAACTATGTAACTAACTATTGTGAAGCAGCAATGTGTGTAAAATTCTGCAGAGATCTCATCactgaaatttaatgaaaaaattcatctcaGAAACCATTTGCCAGATGAACTTCTGTGTCTGGTTCCGTAGGAAAATAAGAGAATTGCCTTCTTATTACTGCTACTAATAAAAACAAACCTGGATGTGTGTGGatggaaaatttaaatttcgagTTTTATGAGACTGTAGCGCATCCACCAACGTACatttatattgaaatttaacGAATTGTCTCTAATTCTTCATCGCAATTTTACGATTTGAAAACgtcaaaaaagaatttatattCGAAGCCCCAAACTGAACTTGTTCTTCTAATTTCATCTAAATTCCTTTTTATTACAATCTTTGTCGATCATCTTATGCAACCAAACATACCGCTAAGCACATTGGCATACATTTTTCTACCGTGATTTGAACTGCTTGGCAACGCCGCATAGAACAGGCAAATAGATTTTACAACACTGCAAAGATATTGCAGGTCCGAATAAATTTTCATGGCGGTCAGCGTTCTCTTAAACATTAATTTTCTATTAAATTCAAATTAATTGTCCAGTTGTTAGTTATTAATTATAATCTAATAGATCATAATAGCGAGATTGGATTCTAGTCAGGGTAAGTCCAGTTTTATCGTCAGTTTCAGCTTCTGGAAGTGTTGTTATTGTTCCAATGGCTTGACCCATGTCCGTATCTGGTTTTATTTTTGTTGACTATTAAAAAACGACTCTCCTTCCTCCTTGATAAATACTGGGATCCGATGTTCTAACAGTTAGTAAATAAGTTCATTCAGATTAGAAGAGATCGGAGATACTTACACGGTTTTGTTTTCTAGTGTTATTATGGATTATCAGTATTTTCTGACTCATTTCAACAACTTGTGAGTCATTATGTAGTATCACAAAATTGCATTAGTTGTTTGATCCTCACTGAATAAGTGCCTGTGAAAATTGTATGTAAATATTCGAATAAGATTTTGGTGACGTCCACTGAACAGGAAATAGGCACTTGAGAAAACATTTGTACTAGCCTGTTGCAAGATAACAACACATTCAATCATGCTCTTTATATTTCCAAAGTCTCAACGCGCTTATGTGCAGGCTGACTATTTTGGATCAATCAAaatatgattatttttattccaGGGTTAATATGGACATAGAGGAAGGAGAGTCTTCTAGTAGTGGTCCATTGTCAACCCTGAACAGTCTCTTCTCGTTCACGAGCCCCGCAGTAAAGAAATTGCTTGGCTGGAAACAGGGcgatgaagaagaaaaatgggCTGAAAAAGCTGTAGATAGTTtagtgaaaaaattgaagaaacgaAAAGGTGCAATTGAAGAATTAGAACGTGCCTTATCATGTCCAGGAACACCTAGTAAGTGTGTCACAATTCCCCGAAGTTTAGATGGAAGACTTCAAGTGTCTCATCGAAAAGGATTACCCCATGTTATTTACTGTAGAGTGTGGAGATGGCCTGATCTGCAAAGTCATCACGAGTTAAAACCTTTAGAACATTGTCAGTACCCATTTTCCGCCAAACACAAGGAAGTTTGCATTAATCCTTATCATTACAAAAGAGTGGAAAGTCCAGTTTTACCACCGGTTTTGGTTCCAAGGCACAATGATTTTGTGCCTGGCCATTCATTGCTTCCATTCCAGCAACTTGTAGAGCCCAATATGCCCCAAAATGTAAGCTACTCCCAGAATGgtttcaattcaaaccaaatgagCCCAAGTTCGCCTTTATCAAATGTGCCATCTCCAGGAAGTGTTTCGTCAAATCCACAATCTCCCTATGCTAATTTAGCAGAAACTCCACCTCCAGCGTACAGCCCCACAGATGAAAACAATGTTAACCCGAACAATAACCAGAATCCAGAACAAAGTTTGGCTAGTGATGTTCAACCTGTAGCTTATCAAGAACAACCTTTCTGGGCCTCTATAGCTTACTATGAATTGAATAGTAGAGTTGGTGAGGTTTTCCATTGTCATTCCACTTCTGTCATAGTGGACGGATTCACGAACCCTAGTAACAATTCTGATAGGTTCTGTCTTGGCCAACTTAGCAACGTGAATCGTAACTCTACAATCGAGAACACAAGGCGGCATATCGGTAAAGGTGTCCACCTCTATTACGTAAATGGAGAAGTTTACGCAGAATGTCTCTCAGATTCACCCATATTCGTGCAGTCTAGAAATTGCAATCATCACCACAACTTCCACCCATCCACAGTTTGCAAAATACCAGCTGgttgctctttgagaatatTCAATAATGCGGAATTTGCTCAGTTGTTATCACAGTGTGTGAATCACGGTTTTGAAGCCGTTTATGAACTGACCAAAATGTGCACAATCAGAATGAGTTTTGTGAAAGGTTGGGGGGCCGAATACCATCGACAAGATGTAACTAGTACCCCGTGCTGGATAGAGATTCATCTGCATGGGCCTCTGCAATGGTTGGATAAGGTTTTGACACAGATGGGGGCTCCTCACAATGCGATTAGTTCAGTATCATAATTCAGTAAGTGAACAATACTGATTCTTTCTTTACgatttcaaattgaatcatcCTTAGTGATTCTCTCTAAGCACCAAATTTTACTTTTAGACATGTAAACCCTTTTTTTGTACGTGATACTTTTAAAATTTCTCATTATTGTTGTATTGAATttacattttgaaatattgcatCTTTTTTGTTGCTTAATTTTTAGGATCGAAATTATTCAGACTTTATTTTGCTTGAGTTTAAGGTACTGTTTCGGTAaaatttcaagttcaaaattgctcattatgaaatttaTCAACTCTAACTTtactcaataaaaatatttaccCTAATGTGCAATATTTTCTATATGTATATAAACAAGGATAAAGTGGAAAACAATTGAACTCTGTAATATTCATGGATATTCCTATATGGAACTTAATCCAAAGTATTTCAtgtaaaaattgttatttcaaagaattgaataaatttgGATATTAAACTGGCTGGTCCAACACTAAGACCCCTGAAATTTTGGTGTATGGAACAAATATTCACCACCTTATATTGCTACTTCTTTTGATTCAAGATGAGCAATTCCACACActtaatttttcttatttattttaAGATTTATCAAAGGTGCTTTTATGATCTCTTAAGTAAATTTTTAGACATTTAATGATATATCAAGAGGCCATATTTTCtcattgaattttcatatgccGGCAGCCTATTGAATGTAAATTTGTAAATAGTCTCTATTTTCTTGACTATGgcaaatgaaaattgaaaagattgtaaccaaaaaaaataaagacatgtttcagtgaaaaattttaatggaaATTGTTGTTTAGCATtacttattcaatttttttcatgctgAAGGCAGTTATGTCCTACAAGATGAAGAAATTGTTTGGTTTTTACAAAGGATTATTTATAGATCAATTAATAAATATTCCAATCATTTCTATGACAAGTGTTAATTAGATAAACAAATCTTCTATACCCTAGTATGTAGATAATGTTACTTGTCTGGTAGATAAGAATATGAAGATCAATTTTATAGATGAATTCCTCGTTTAGTATCTGTTAATTGATCAATCAAATTAGTCTATTCACAAAATTATATTTCTAGAGATTATGctcaaaaatattgtttttttggaTCACCTTATCTCAATCTCTGTAATTTGAATGGTAAAATTAGCAGGGTAACATAGTGTTCAAAATACCATAAATAGTAAGACAATAACATGAAAATAAACTAATCCAGAATCATCAGAGAGTGAAAAATTTGTTATGAGTACAATCTTACATACTATCtttgattcaccctgtatatcatgtAGTTGAATTTTTTGTCTGATGGTTCGAATTTTGAGGTTTTTATGAAATTCTTCGAATAATTAgagtttcaaaatattttcaatccaattttcttcagaatttcaaCCATTTCACTTCTATAAAAGCAAGAATTTTCTTAttgtcaaaaccaaattttcagaaatatattgcCCTGAAAATACTCCTTGATTCATTGAAAGAAATCAATTACAGCTCTGAAAACCATAACCCAGTGTATACTTTTTTACTATGTTACACCAAGCATAATATTTACATCTTGAGTGCATTAAGTTAATTGATAAAAATTACGGAACCTGTTGTGCAATGTACGAGTGTATGTGTGTGAACTTCTTAGACTGGTCTTGAAAAAAACAGTAACAAGATTGGATATTTGCTTGAGTTTCTGCAATTATAACTGTACATCTGATGTCTACTGCAGTAATATGTATATTGAGTATGACCATTTTATACCTTACTTGATAATTATCATCCTCTTCCTGATTCTTCCTAAGGTACAGGCTGTTCATCGTCTCATTTGTAAATTCTATTCACACATTTGAAGCTTTCAGTATATGCATTCTGCAAGTGAGactgaattgaaattttcttgcTTCTCCCTTTTTTTACAGATAGTTTCCTCAATACTGCAGCTAGTTTTTTCCTATTCAAATCTGATTaattgttttttactttttttaacCAGAATCTGATTCTTCAGTTTTTCAAAACATAGAAGCCACCGTATTGAAGAAATGATCTGCTGATTGAACTGATAACAATGTCCAAATAATTTGAACAATAGTTTTGCAAAGATTCCGTGCCTGCTTGAAATACAACGAGGCTTTTGCTGCTGTGCCTTCAAAATTGATTGATCTATGTACTGACGATATTTTGAGATGGAATTTTTTACGTAAAAACGATATTCTGAATTTCCCCCAACGATCCCTTGACTCACAGTTCCCAAGAGCTTGGTGgaaattcttcaataataaattattgaattagcctataatgaagaaatttaaaaaattatggattttattattataggtTTTGTGAAATTTTCGACGGTCATTTTAAACGTTGTAAAGTTTATTGTGTCAAATAAATTGTAAACTGTATTGTGAatattcgaactatttttccttTAGTGTaacttcacaatttttttatcgAGTGATAAGTGAAAGTTGCCATTTCTTGCTTAATTGTATTTCTAGTTGCAATATATTCATTTTGTGTAAATTTCAATGTTTCGTACACTGTTATTAATGTTTTCTATTAATGGAATATATACCTATCAGTACAGTCCTTTTCTTACTCTTTTATTCAGCAGTTGGTTTGTCTATCTACAGGCTGTTCTCAAAGGTGAATCTTTTTTAACCGTAGATGTAGAACTGATGATAATAATGAAGTGTTTCAAGGAAAGTCAGCCCCACAAATCTTTTAAAATGTAAAAGTGTAAAAAAGTGTGAAAATCATCTAAATTATGCTCAAAATTCATGTTTTATTTTCCCGCGCCTGGCGTTGCCCAATACAGTTCCgtatttgaaatttaattaAATCGCATCGAACTTCTAGGGATGATAACTACGCcatcttgaaaattttataggTGATTTATGGTGAAAATCAGTTTGACTTTTCAATCTAAAATTGCTTCTTCTGGAGAAAAACTATTAAATAGTCAATTTATTTGAAGGTATACCAATTTAGGTGCTCAATTTTGCGACCTAGAAGCAGGTTTATGATATACTTACCTGTCCAATGgtttttttgatgttttttaccCCTTAGAGATGAAAGAGAActattgaagaaaaaacatttcCATTGCATCATTTATTACAGATTCAAAAGAAACATTAGCAAATATTCGAAAATCTGCATAATTAAATACAAAGTAATGCCTACTTTCCACTTCTGAATCATGAATAGAATACAAATCATattaaaaaaaagtgaaaagaaCTTCGAAAGGCAGCCCCAATAGAAATCTTCGCATTTCTGACTGCTTTTAAGTAATTCAATTCTtcctaaaaaatatttctcacatTTTAATGTATGGCGATCAGACCGGACGCCAGCAGTTTCTGGATCTTGGCCGCTATATCTGGATTCTTCAGATGATCCTGAAGAGCTCTCGGGTCGTTCTGCATCTGCTCCAAAATCAGCCTCATCGCTGGATCTCTCAGGATTTGTTGTACTTCAGGGTCACCCATCGCCCTCTGTCGCACTTTTTCAGGGTCAGCACCCACACCGGCGCTTTCCAAAGTGCAGTTTCTATAACCAGACAAAGCTTCCGCGTTGTTTGGATCTAGTTCTAATGCCTTTTGGAAAGCCGCAATAGCCTTGCTGGACTGTTGCATACCTTGTAGGATGTGACCCTTTCTAATCCACCCTTTGATGAATTTGGGATCTAGTTCGGTGCACTTGTCGCAGTCTTTCAAGCCTAAATCGAAAGCAGCCAATTTGGTGTAACAGGCAGCTCGGTTACTGTACAGTTTGGAGTCGTTCGGATTTCTCCTTATGGCTTCTGAGTAATGTTTGACAGCGGTGGCATAATCTCCTTTTTTGAATAGTTCATTTCCTGTAGAAGGACGCGAttgataatttcaaaaaaaaaaagatttttacatAGGGTAAGACAACTTTGAACAAAAAGAAATGTTATGCAAGTGATTCAGAAACTTTGGTATATGTGACAACAAACATCCTGTATACACATATTTATTAAATAATACCGAACTCACCTAATTCTTTCTCTTTCTCGGCAAGTT
Above is a window of Coccinella septempunctata chromosome 5, icCocSept1.1, whole genome shotgun sequence DNA encoding:
- the LOC123313077 gene encoding protein mothers against dpp isoform X2, whose protein sequence is MDIEEGESSSSGPLSTLNSLFSFTSPAVKKLLGWKQGDEEEKWAEKAVDSLVKKLKKRKGAIEELERALSCPGTPSKCVTIPRSLDGRLQVSHRKGLPHVIYCRVWRWPDLQSHHELKPLEHCQYPFSAKHKEVCINPYHYKRVESPVLPPVLVPRHNDFVPGHSLLPFQQLVEPNMPQNVSYSQNGFNSNQMSPSSPLSNVPSPGSVSSNPQSPYANLAETPPPAYSPTDENNVNPNNNQNPEQSLASDVQPVAYQEQPFWASIAYYELNSRVGEVFHCHSTSVIVDGFTNPSNNSDRFCLGQLSNVNRNSTIENTRRHIGKGVHLYYVNGEVYAECLSDSPIFVQSRNCNHHHNFHPSTVCKIPAGCSLRIFNNAEFAQLLSQCVNHGFEAVYELTKMCTIRMSFVKGWGAEYHRQDVTSTPCWIEIHLHGPLQWLDKVLTQMGAPHNAISSVS
- the LOC123313077 gene encoding protein mothers against dpp isoform X1; the encoded protein is MDYQYFLTHFNNLVNMDIEEGESSSSGPLSTLNSLFSFTSPAVKKLLGWKQGDEEEKWAEKAVDSLVKKLKKRKGAIEELERALSCPGTPSKCVTIPRSLDGRLQVSHRKGLPHVIYCRVWRWPDLQSHHELKPLEHCQYPFSAKHKEVCINPYHYKRVESPVLPPVLVPRHNDFVPGHSLLPFQQLVEPNMPQNVSYSQNGFNSNQMSPSSPLSNVPSPGSVSSNPQSPYANLAETPPPAYSPTDENNVNPNNNQNPEQSLASDVQPVAYQEQPFWASIAYYELNSRVGEVFHCHSTSVIVDGFTNPSNNSDRFCLGQLSNVNRNSTIENTRRHIGKGVHLYYVNGEVYAECLSDSPIFVQSRNCNHHHNFHPSTVCKIPAGCSLRIFNNAEFAQLLSQCVNHGFEAVYELTKMCTIRMSFVKGWGAEYHRQDVTSTPCWIEIHLHGPLQWLDKVLTQMGAPHNAISSVS